In Gimesia benthica, a single window of DNA contains:
- a CDS encoding prephenate dehydrogenase: MTESSTQNSHLFKTIGVIGVGLLGGSIAAAARQRHLAETILGAGRNPSRMRAAQQSGLLDRGSTNIAETAAQSDLVVVCTPVNNIVQFIRIVAQNSRPGTVITDVGSTKQKICSELYGSLPEGVTFVASHPLAGSEKAGFEFADPELFEGRPCVVTPDDQTPDEAIERVKGFWEALGMHVLQTTPENHDRILAETSHLPHVISSALAMTLSEENRPFTSTGFRDTTRIAGGDPSIWIDILLSNSDAIIESIDKYTQSLARLREAIVNQDEKQLRQLLEDGKKNHDALNSAP, translated from the coding sequence ATGACTGAATCATCGACTCAAAATTCGCACCTCTTCAAAACGATCGGCGTCATTGGCGTCGGTCTGCTGGGAGGTTCTATTGCCGCTGCAGCGCGACAGCGACATCTGGCGGAAACGATTCTCGGAGCAGGACGAAATCCTTCCAGGATGCGGGCTGCCCAGCAGTCAGGACTGCTGGATCGGGGATCAACCAACATCGCAGAGACGGCAGCCCAGTCCGACCTTGTGGTCGTCTGCACACCTGTCAACAATATCGTCCAGTTCATTCGCATCGTGGCTCAAAACAGCCGCCCGGGAACGGTGATTACCGATGTTGGCAGTACCAAGCAGAAAATCTGCTCCGAATTGTATGGGAGCCTGCCTGAGGGAGTCACATTTGTGGCATCACATCCCCTGGCCGGATCTGAAAAAGCCGGATTTGAATTTGCCGACCCCGAACTGTTTGAGGGTCGTCCCTGTGTGGTGACGCCCGATGATCAAACCCCGGATGAGGCCATCGAGCGGGTTAAAGGTTTCTGGGAAGCCCTGGGAATGCACGTTCTGCAGACCACGCCTGAAAATCATGATCGGATTCTGGCAGAAACCAGTCATCTACCGCATGTAATTTCCTCAGCCCTGGCGATGACTCTGTCAGAAGAGAATCGTCCGTTTACGTCTACCGGGTTTCGCGATACGACCCGGATCGCCGGCGGTGACCCATCGATCTGGATCGATATCCTGCTCAGCAACAGCGATGCCATTATTGAAAGCATCGACAAATATACCCAGTCCCTCGCCCGGTTGAGGGAGGCCATCGTCAACCAGGATGAAAAACAGCTGCGTCAGCTGCTGGAAGATGGCAAAAAGAATCACGATGCATTAAATTCAGCACCGTAA
- a CDS encoding DUF1549 domain-containing protein has product MPASARNWILACLPAGVVALVISLVAWASSSPLKKTEPIPVLQNEDSLNRTVDQVDQFFTQEWEERELVPAAVADELTQMRRLSLALHGTIPSLEEIREFQAMSGGDRLERWTLKLLDDRRFADYFSERFTRAFVGVAQGQFIVFRRDRFKAWLSEQIQANTPYDELVRKLIAGEGLWTGDPETNFITAAVADGNLDRNKLTGSTVRAFLGQRIDCAQCHDHPFDHWKQTDFEGLTAFYGQVEVQVLGVRQNKKLKYEVEDRNTLETRTVAPQVPFLNECLPEEGTLRERLATWVTHPDNRRFERASANRIWGLLFGVPYIDPVDDLPAPTDLTQEAPDLLDILGQDFRENGYDIKRLIQIIVASKPFQRSSTTDMVDAEEIQRATRAWALFPLVRLRPEQIIGSMLQSSSLKTIDQNSNLFMRARRFFSEIDFVREYGDLGSDELNDFPGTIPQALLRMNGQFARDNGSASPFNSVGRITSLDISNDKRIETCFLVCLSRPPTEVELTHFLKQYESASNQKQREKVTEDLFWALYNSPEFSWNH; this is encoded by the coding sequence ATGCCCGCTTCCGCTCGCAACTGGATCCTGGCCTGCCTCCCTGCCGGAGTCGTGGCGCTGGTGATCTCCCTGGTTGCCTGGGCTTCGAGCAGCCCTCTGAAGAAGACGGAACCGATCCCCGTTCTGCAGAATGAGGATTCACTGAACCGCACGGTCGATCAGGTAGATCAGTTCTTCACACAAGAATGGGAGGAGCGAGAACTCGTCCCCGCGGCGGTGGCAGACGAACTGACACAGATGCGTCGGCTTTCACTCGCTTTGCATGGCACAATACCGTCCCTGGAAGAGATACGTGAATTCCAGGCGATGTCGGGAGGTGATCGACTGGAGCGCTGGACCTTAAAACTTCTCGATGACCGTCGCTTCGCCGATTATTTTTCCGAGCGATTCACACGCGCTTTTGTTGGAGTCGCACAGGGACAATTCATTGTCTTTCGTCGCGATCGCTTCAAAGCCTGGCTGAGCGAACAGATTCAGGCCAATACGCCTTATGATGAACTGGTCAGAAAATTGATTGCCGGCGAAGGGCTCTGGACCGGCGACCCGGAAACCAATTTCATCACCGCGGCAGTCGCGGATGGCAATCTGGATCGGAACAAACTGACGGGCAGCACCGTGCGTGCATTTCTGGGACAGCGGATCGATTGTGCCCAGTGTCATGATCATCCTTTCGATCACTGGAAGCAGACCGATTTCGAAGGTCTAACCGCTTTTTACGGTCAGGTGGAAGTACAGGTTCTCGGCGTGCGTCAGAACAAAAAGCTGAAGTACGAAGTTGAGGATCGAAATACGCTGGAAACTCGGACGGTTGCTCCGCAGGTTCCTTTCCTGAATGAGTGCCTGCCTGAGGAAGGGACACTGCGTGAGCGACTGGCGACCTGGGTGACACACCCCGACAACCGTCGTTTCGAACGTGCGTCTGCCAATCGAATCTGGGGTCTGTTGTTCGGCGTACCTTATATCGATCCCGTCGATGATCTTCCCGCGCCCACTGACCTGACTCAGGAAGCCCCGGACCTGCTCGACATTCTGGGCCAGGACTTTCGCGAGAACGGATACGACATCAAACGTCTGATTCAGATCATCGTGGCATCGAAACCGTTTCAACGATCATCAACCACAGACATGGTTGACGCAGAAGAGATCCAACGGGCAACCCGTGCATGGGCGCTGTTCCCCCTGGTCCGACTGCGTCCCGAGCAGATCATCGGTTCCATGCTGCAATCATCCTCGCTGAAAACCATCGACCAGAATTCGAATCTGTTTATGCGGGCACGTCGCTTTTTCTCGGAAATCGATTTTGTACGCGAATATGGGGACCTGGGTAGTGACGAACTGAATGACTTTCCGGGAACGATTCCCCAGGCTCTGTTGCGGATGAATGGTCAGTTTGCCAGAGATAACGGCAGTGCCTCCCCATTTAATTCGGTTGGTCGGATCACATCGCTGGACATTTCAAATGACAAGCGGATTGAAACCTGTTTCCTCGTCTGCCTGTCCCGACCACCGACAGAAGTAGAGCTGACGCACTTTTTGAAACAGTATGAGTCTGCTTCGAATCAGAAACAGCGCGAAAAAGTCACCGAGGACCTGTTCTGGGCGCTGTATAATTCACCCGAATTTTCATGGAATCATTAA
- a CDS encoding MotA/TolQ/ExbB proton channel family protein, with product MEHLDSMPDGQPTLPEAQTEDHFLNWSKAVLKSPLFWGAAATFGFYALIPHLPLYRDLVDRYFCSHPLEYATAALFFIGMAIIGVKGMGMFVQKKSLTETQIDWDTIGEIENLHERIDVFEEQVQSQPSWLSETYLGKRLLDTVSFVKSRRSVQDLDEHLKYLAELAAEQLHASYSLIRTITWAVPIIGFLGTVIGITIAIANVTPDQLDTSLSEVTGGLAVAFDTTALALGLSLVLVFSTFIVERMEQKQLEQIELFGIEHIASCLSESERVVSPLESAEIEAAQQLVSRTEEMIQRQTDLWQQNLEGLRGRWAEMMDRQQSSFDQTLQDGMSSTLGNHAVQLEEFRSEFLNAYQSTTEQIELMLNRWQNKQEESNNQFSTHLAQIWNEVHEDVISAQTRQTTQIEEATRDIADEIRIWNQQMKDSAEVSTLQIQALNNQSEHLLKIVDQEEHLIGLQKRLTENLDAIRAAETFEETLHSLSAAVHLLTARSGRNAA from the coding sequence ATGGAACACTTGGATTCGATGCCCGATGGTCAGCCGACACTGCCAGAAGCTCAAACAGAAGATCACTTTTTGAACTGGTCCAAGGCGGTCTTGAAGTCTCCTCTCTTCTGGGGAGCCGCTGCTACATTCGGGTTTTATGCCCTGATCCCCCATCTTCCCCTGTATCGCGACCTGGTAGATCGCTACTTCTGTAGCCACCCGCTTGAGTACGCCACAGCCGCGCTGTTCTTTATCGGGATGGCCATCATTGGTGTGAAGGGTATGGGCATGTTTGTCCAGAAGAAATCCCTCACCGAAACTCAGATCGACTGGGACACCATTGGCGAGATCGAGAATCTGCACGAGCGAATCGATGTCTTTGAGGAACAGGTGCAGTCACAGCCCTCGTGGCTCAGTGAGACATACCTGGGCAAACGACTGCTGGATACGGTCTCGTTTGTGAAAAGCCGCCGGTCAGTGCAGGACCTGGACGAGCATCTCAAGTATCTGGCCGAGTTGGCTGCCGAGCAACTCCATGCCAGCTACTCACTCATTCGTACAATTACCTGGGCCGTGCCTATCATCGGCTTCCTGGGTACCGTAATCGGGATTACCATCGCGATTGCCAACGTGACCCCCGATCAACTGGATACATCACTGTCTGAAGTGACCGGTGGTCTGGCTGTGGCCTTTGATACCACAGCTCTGGCTTTGGGGCTGTCGCTGGTTCTCGTGTTCTCCACCTTCATCGTAGAACGAATGGAACAAAAGCAGCTCGAGCAGATCGAATTATTTGGTATCGAACATATTGCATCCTGTCTGAGTGAATCGGAGCGTGTTGTCAGTCCGCTGGAATCAGCTGAAATTGAAGCGGCACAGCAACTCGTTTCGCGGACCGAAGAAATGATTCAGCGTCAGACCGATCTCTGGCAACAGAACCTGGAGGGGCTCCGCGGACGCTGGGCCGAAATGATGGATCGGCAGCAGTCGTCCTTCGACCAGACATTGCAGGACGGCATGTCCAGCACGCTGGGTAACCATGCAGTCCAACTGGAAGAATTTCGGAGCGAATTTCTGAACGCGTATCAGTCTACGACTGAGCAGATCGAACTCATGCTCAATCGCTGGCAGAACAAGCAGGAAGAATCGAACAATCAGTTTTCAACACATCTGGCTCAGATCTGGAATGAAGTGCATGAAGACGTCATTTCAGCCCAGACGCGGCAGACCACCCAGATCGAGGAAGCGACGCGGGATATCGCTGATGAAATCCGTATCTGGAATCAGCAGATGAAGGACTCGGCCGAAGTGTCGACCCTGCAGATCCAGGCGCTGAATAATCAGAGTGAGCACCTGCTGAAGATCGTTGATCAGGAAGAGCATCTGATCGGGTTACAGAAACGTCTCACCGAGAATCTGGATGCGATTCGTGCCGCCGAAACGTTTGAAGAAACTCTGCACAGCCTGAGCGCTGCTGTCCATCTGCTGACGGCCCGTTCCGGTCGTAACGCCGCCTGA
- a CDS encoding outer membrane protein assembly factor BamB family protein, producing the protein MQRFLPLLILSVGFGISVSHVSQAADWSQFRGPSGNGVSESTGLPTEWSAEKNILWKTKLPGHGSSSPVLFGDQIFLTAYTDYGLTAEDDGNPADLRLHVISINREDGKIMWDQSVAPLNQVQKITKRIVDHGYASGTPACDETGVYAFFGTSGVVAYDLKGNLKWQADVGNKTAGFGSASSPILYKDFVIINASIESETVYALEKATGKVAWKAENIVRAWTTPSIVDVPGGKQELVVNQKNQILGFDPDTGKQLWTCEGIQDYVVPVVVQNEGILYCLGGRSNRSIAVRPGGRGDVTKTHKLWEVNVGANVTSPVFHEGHLYWASDRGIAFCLNAKNGEVVYKNRLPTKSRLYASIVLADDKLYVTTRDNGVVVLKAVPEYVELARNEIKSDEDLFNASPAVSEGSIYLRTNGYLYRIAEQK; encoded by the coding sequence ATGCAGCGTTTCCTTCCCCTGCTCATTCTTTCTGTTGGATTTGGTATTTCGGTCAGTCATGTCAGCCAGGCTGCTGACTGGTCTCAATTTCGAGGTCCTTCCGGGAATGGAGTTTCAGAGTCAACGGGATTACCTACGGAATGGAGTGCCGAGAAAAACATCCTCTGGAAAACGAAACTTCCCGGGCATGGCTCTTCCAGCCCGGTTCTCTTCGGTGACCAGATTTTTCTGACCGCTTATACCGATTACGGTTTGACTGCAGAAGACGACGGGAACCCGGCTGACCTGCGGCTGCACGTCATTTCAATCAATCGGGAAGATGGCAAAATCATGTGGGACCAGTCAGTGGCCCCCTTGAATCAGGTGCAGAAAATCACCAAGCGGATTGTGGATCATGGTTACGCCAGTGGGACGCCCGCCTGTGATGAAACCGGCGTCTACGCCTTCTTTGGTACCTCGGGAGTAGTCGCTTACGATTTGAAGGGAAACCTCAAATGGCAGGCAGATGTCGGCAATAAGACCGCGGGATTTGGTTCTGCCTCCTCGCCGATCCTCTACAAAGACTTCGTGATCATCAATGCCAGTATCGAAAGCGAGACAGTCTATGCTCTGGAGAAAGCGACTGGGAAAGTCGCCTGGAAGGCTGAGAACATCGTCCGGGCCTGGACGACGCCTTCTATCGTCGATGTACCGGGAGGCAAGCAGGAGCTGGTAGTGAATCAGAAAAACCAGATCCTGGGATTCGATCCTGATACCGGTAAACAGCTCTGGACCTGCGAAGGGATTCAGGACTATGTTGTTCCGGTCGTCGTTCAAAACGAAGGCATCCTCTACTGTCTTGGAGGTCGCAGCAATCGCAGTATTGCCGTTCGTCCCGGTGGTCGGGGAGACGTCACAAAAACCCATAAGCTCTGGGAAGTGAACGTCGGTGCCAACGTAACTTCACCCGTCTTCCACGAAGGGCATCTTTATTGGGCCAGCGATCGAGGGATTGCATTCTGTCTGAACGCGAAAAATGGTGAAGTCGTCTATAAAAACCGGCTGCCGACAAAATCCCGGCTGTATGCCTCAATTGTTCTGGCGGATGACAAACTGTATGTCACGACCCGCGACAATGGGGTCGTCGTGCTCAAAGCGGTGCCGGAGTACGTTGAACTGGCTCGGAATGAAATCAAGTCTGATGAAGACCTGTTTAATGCTTCGCCGGCAGTCAGTGAGGGGAGTATTTACCTGCGGACCAACGGTTATCTGTACCGAATAGCGGAGCAGAAATAG
- a CDS encoding elongation factor G: MNDYKVDDVRNVALVGHGAVGKTTVADLLLFQSGMTPRLGSVDEGTSLLDTDEEEIDHRISIASTLVHFDHAGHHINLIDTPGYPDFIGQVSGALRAVETALILLNAGHGVEINALRVSRMAQEAGIARMIVLNKCDTENIDYDSLLDSIRETFGSNCVPINLPVGLGADFQAVCDLVNFSEPPAEGTLGDPESTRQTLIEAIVESNEGLLERFFDGEELSAREMSANIPKAMAAGTLIPVLFMSAKTGVGVSEFMDAMSNYTLCPQDIQRMEQTKDGRSVVIDPSPEQPFVAQVIKTRIDPFISKMSYLRVFSGKLDKDTAVVNVRTGKPVRINQLLDVQGGKQEPVDSVSVGDIFAVAKVDDLQPGDTLTADANGDGLSLPEIKYPHPVVGLAVEPKSQNDQQKISGALHKLEEEDQTFHVIHDEETHEMVMQGMSELHLKIMQEKLLHRDKVEVLTHQPKVPYRETIMASAEGSYRHKKQSGGAGQFAEVHLRVSPMPAGVDPETYFTKENFDHLRSYQYDPDLNFAFVDRISGGSIPNQFIPAVEKGVRERMKQGVIAGCQIQDLICEVYFGKDHPVDSNETAFKIAGSKCFSELFGKARPALMEPIVKIEILIPEECVGDISSDLSSRRGRMEGMQVSPGGYEIIQARVPLAEIMTYARTLSSLSGGRGTYDIELSHYEMIPPNEQSKVIEILNQARE; the protein is encoded by the coding sequence ATGAACGACTATAAGGTAGACGACGTTAGGAATGTGGCACTGGTCGGCCACGGGGCTGTTGGCAAAACAACTGTAGCCGATCTTTTGCTTTTTCAATCGGGAATGACCCCCCGACTTGGGTCTGTGGATGAAGGTACCAGTTTGCTGGATACAGACGAGGAAGAAATCGATCATCGGATTTCCATCGCCTCTACCCTGGTTCACTTTGATCATGCCGGTCACCACATCAATCTGATCGATACCCCCGGCTATCCTGATTTCATTGGGCAGGTCTCCGGTGCTTTGCGTGCCGTCGAGACCGCTCTGATTCTGCTCAACGCCGGTCATGGCGTGGAAATCAATGCCCTGCGAGTTTCCCGGATGGCCCAGGAAGCAGGCATCGCCCGCATGATCGTCCTCAATAAATGTGATACAGAAAATATCGACTACGATTCACTGCTCGATTCCATCCGCGAGACGTTCGGTTCCAACTGTGTTCCCATTAACCTGCCTGTGGGACTCGGGGCCGATTTTCAAGCGGTGTGTGATCTGGTTAATTTTTCCGAGCCACCTGCAGAGGGAACGCTGGGAGATCCGGAGTCAACCCGCCAGACGCTGATCGAAGCGATCGTGGAATCGAATGAAGGGTTACTGGAACGGTTCTTTGATGGAGAAGAACTCAGTGCCCGGGAAATGTCTGCAAACATTCCCAAGGCGATGGCGGCGGGGACACTGATTCCCGTGCTCTTCATGAGCGCGAAAACCGGCGTGGGGGTCAGTGAATTCATGGACGCCATGTCTAACTACACATTGTGTCCGCAGGATATTCAGCGGATGGAACAGACCAAAGATGGTCGTTCGGTGGTGATTGATCCTTCGCCGGAGCAGCCGTTTGTCGCTCAGGTGATCAAGACACGCATCGACCCCTTCATTTCCAAGATGAGCTATCTGCGTGTCTTCTCCGGAAAACTGGATAAAGACACGGCTGTGGTCAATGTCCGCACAGGGAAGCCGGTTCGGATCAATCAATTGCTCGACGTCCAGGGAGGCAAACAGGAGCCCGTCGATTCTGTTTCCGTGGGAGACATTTTCGCGGTAGCCAAAGTCGATGACCTGCAGCCGGGAGATACCCTTACCGCCGATGCGAATGGAGACGGTCTTTCACTGCCGGAAATCAAGTACCCTCATCCGGTGGTCGGGTTAGCAGTGGAACCTAAAAGCCAGAATGACCAGCAGAAGATTTCCGGTGCACTGCACAAACTGGAAGAAGAAGACCAGACCTTCCATGTGATCCACGATGAAGAGACACATGAAATGGTAATGCAGGGAATGAGCGAACTGCATCTGAAAATCATGCAGGAAAAACTGCTGCATCGTGATAAAGTAGAAGTGCTGACGCACCAACCTAAAGTCCCGTATCGCGAAACGATCATGGCGAGCGCTGAGGGCAGTTACCGACACAAGAAACAGTCGGGAGGTGCAGGGCAGTTTGCCGAAGTACACCTGCGGGTCTCACCTATGCCTGCCGGCGTCGATCCTGAAACCTACTTCACGAAAGAAAACTTCGACCATCTGCGCAGTTATCAATACGATCCGGATTTGAACTTTGCCTTTGTCGATCGGATTTCAGGTGGCTCGATTCCCAATCAGTTCATCCCGGCAGTCGAGAAAGGAGTTCGCGAGCGGATGAAGCAGGGGGTCATCGCAGGCTGTCAGATTCAGGATCTGATCTGCGAGGTTTACTTTGGAAAAGATCATCCAGTCGACAGTAACGAAACTGCGTTTAAAATTGCGGGGAGCAAATGTTTCTCGGAACTCTTCGGAAAAGCACGTCCGGCGCTGATGGAACCGATCGTTAAGATTGAAATTCTGATTCCCGAAGAATGCGTCGGCGATATCAGCAGTGATCTTTCCAGTCGACGGGGACGTATGGAAGGTATGCAGGTCTCTCCAGGAGGCTACGAAATCATTCAGGCGCGTGTCCCTCTGGCTGAAATTATGACCTATGCCCGTACGCTTTCCAGTCTGTCCGGAGGCCGGGGAACCTATGACATTGAACTGAGTCACTACGAAATGATTCCGCCCAACGAGCAATCCAAGGTGATTGAGATTCTTAACCAGGCCAGAGAATGA
- a CDS encoding DUF1501 domain-containing protein, protein MFEFPLFSQSLSRRDLCKVALGGTLSFMLPGFDLQAAQKRGPERRKSVITLWMGGGPSQLETWDPHPGTQIGGPGKAISTVVPGLQISDMYPLLAEQLGGMSVIRSMVSKEGDHERGTKYLKTGYRPEPTTVYPALGAIITHEAPDKGLEIPQHISMGNTQFPARGGYLGAHLDAFRVPDPGKNIGNMRSGVGDPRQERRLENLNVVSQAFRRGRTIQTQKTLHQSTIDRALTMMSSEQLQAFEIEKEPAAVRAAYGDSPFGRGCLVARRLVEQGVHSIEVNLNGWDSHANNYTGHQTQSKILDPAFATLLKELKERDLLDSTIVLCIGEFGRTPKINPLDGRDHWPSGFSCIVGGGGLKGDTIIGETDPTGKEKDPTEPVRIQDLYATILQKLQIDFTKELISPIGRPLALSDGTPIDKLV, encoded by the coding sequence ATGTTCGAATTTCCTCTGTTTTCACAATCGCTGAGTCGCCGGGACCTATGCAAGGTTGCGCTGGGAGGTACTCTCTCCTTCATGCTGCCCGGCTTTGATCTTCAGGCTGCGCAGAAGCGAGGGCCGGAACGGCGAAAATCGGTAATTACGCTCTGGATGGGAGGCGGCCCCAGTCAGCTTGAAACGTGGGATCCACACCCGGGGACTCAAATCGGTGGTCCGGGTAAAGCGATCTCTACCGTCGTCCCGGGTCTACAGATTTCCGATATGTATCCACTGCTCGCGGAACAGCTGGGTGGAATGTCTGTGATTCGGTCGATGGTTTCCAAAGAAGGAGACCACGAACGGGGTACGAAATATCTCAAAACCGGTTACCGCCCGGAACCGACGACCGTCTATCCCGCACTGGGTGCGATCATCACGCACGAAGCTCCCGACAAAGGACTGGAAATCCCACAACATATTTCCATGGGTAACACCCAGTTTCCGGCTCGGGGCGGTTATCTGGGGGCACACCTCGATGCGTTTCGCGTTCCCGATCCCGGTAAGAATATTGGCAATATGCGATCCGGGGTGGGAGATCCCCGCCAGGAGCGGCGGCTGGAAAACCTGAATGTCGTCTCCCAGGCATTTCGCAGAGGACGCACCATCCAGACTCAAAAAACGTTGCATCAGTCGACCATCGATCGTGCCCTGACCATGATGAGTTCCGAACAACTGCAGGCATTCGAAATTGAAAAAGAACCGGCAGCCGTCCGCGCCGCTTATGGTGACTCTCCTTTCGGACGTGGTTGCCTGGTCGCCCGAAGGCTCGTCGAACAGGGTGTGCATTCAATCGAAGTCAATCTGAATGGCTGGGACAGCCATGCGAACAACTACACCGGACATCAGACTCAATCAAAAATTCTCGACCCCGCTTTCGCTACGCTGCTCAAAGAACTCAAAGAACGGGATCTGCTCGATTCGACAATTGTGCTTTGTATCGGCGAATTCGGACGGACTCCCAAGATCAATCCGCTGGACGGACGCGACCACTGGCCTTCTGGATTCTCCTGTATTGTGGGCGGAGGTGGCCTGAAAGGGGATACAATTATCGGAGAAACAGATCCCACCGGAAAAGAAAAAGATCCGACCGAACCGGTTCGCATTCAGGATCTGTACGCCACGATTCTGCAGAAGCTTCAAATCGACTTCACCAAAGAACTGATTTCCCCCATCGGCCGACCGCTGGCTCTGAGCGATGGAACTCCGATTGACAAGCTGGTCTGA
- a CDS encoding DUF4013 domain-containing protein — translation MKTHAETGNTLNVPATAHYSGGEAEQTVSEHATHAGDSNKNGQGTSALTTPTSDEVVQPAAVSPTTEIDQFYPDEVVGNIPPFPHLFKHPLKATFWIIRMLFGIVCLVLFLAVIAAIPLVNFIALGYLLDVEGRVARTGKIRLAFPLLDIAPRLGTIVLGTGLWLIPLFLLSGAAADARLVDPGGTSDQTLHFINRLVSIFIALHLCLALARGGTFSCYLRPLKNAIWLFKQLRAGGYWERAAQNVSEFVSSLKLGQNFSLGLRGFLGALAWLLIPSLMFASASSPEGGKGGPVLVTLLGGLLLVIVLGWLPLLQAHFAAENRLRAMFELRTIRRKFKRTPIAWLVALIVVYVLSLPLYLFKVAALPRDAMWGITLIFVATIYPTKILLGWVYYRASSKTRNAWFGWRWLSRTLILPLLSLYVFLLFFTQFIGMHGNRVLMEHHVFLLPVPF, via the coding sequence TTGAAAACGCATGCTGAAACCGGGAATACCTTGAACGTTCCTGCAACGGCTCATTACTCAGGAGGCGAAGCAGAGCAGACCGTGAGTGAACATGCGACACATGCCGGCGATTCGAACAAAAACGGACAGGGGACTTCCGCACTGACAACCCCGACAAGTGACGAAGTTGTTCAACCCGCTGCAGTCAGTCCGACCACCGAGATTGATCAGTTCTATCCCGATGAAGTGGTAGGGAATATCCCGCCATTCCCTCATCTGTTTAAACACCCGCTCAAGGCGACATTCTGGATAATTCGTATGCTGTTTGGCATCGTCTGTCTGGTTTTGTTTCTAGCCGTGATTGCTGCCATCCCTCTTGTTAACTTTATTGCCTTGGGTTACCTGCTAGATGTGGAAGGCAGAGTCGCCCGTACGGGAAAAATTCGCCTCGCTTTTCCGCTGCTGGATATCGCGCCTCGACTGGGAACCATAGTGCTTGGCACCGGTCTCTGGCTGATCCCCTTGTTTCTACTCTCCGGGGCTGCCGCGGATGCTCGACTCGTTGATCCAGGGGGCACCAGCGATCAGACGCTTCATTTCATCAATCGTCTGGTTTCGATTTTTATTGCCCTGCATCTCTGTCTGGCACTGGCCCGCGGGGGAACCTTTTCCTGCTATCTGCGCCCACTCAAGAATGCGATCTGGTTGTTTAAACAGCTTCGCGCTGGCGGGTACTGGGAACGGGCGGCGCAGAACGTCAGTGAGTTTGTCTCCTCGCTCAAACTGGGGCAGAATTTCTCACTGGGGTTGCGTGGTTTTCTGGGAGCCTTAGCCTGGCTCTTGATCCCTTCACTCATGTTTGCTTCCGCCAGTTCCCCTGAGGGAGGCAAGGGAGGTCCGGTTCTGGTCACGCTCCTGGGGGGCTTGCTGCTGGTGATCGTCCTGGGCTGGCTGCCTCTGTTGCAGGCTCACTTTGCTGCCGAGAATCGATTGCGGGCCATGTTTGAACTGCGGACCATCCGCAGGAAATTCAAACGGACGCCGATCGCCTGGCTGGTGGCGTTGATCGTTGTCTATGTGCTCTCACTTCCTCTCTACCTGTTCAAGGTGGCGGCACTCCCCCGGGATGCGATGTGGGGCATTACCCTGATCTTTGTTGCCACCATCTATCCTACAAAAATTCTGCTGGGCTGGGTCTACTACCGCGCCTCTTCCAAAACTCGGAATGCCTGGTTTGGTTGGCGCTGGTTGAGCAGGACACTGATTCTGCCACTGCTGTCACTGTATGTCTTTCTGTTGTTCTTTACCCAGTTTATCGGCATGCATGGCAATCGAGTGTTGATGGAGCACCACGTCTTTTTGTTACCGGTTCCATTCTGA